A stretch of Imperialibacter roseus DNA encodes these proteins:
- a CDS encoding penicillin-binding protein activator LpoB yields the protein MQSIVKASVFSLAVLFIAAGCSQRTVTRVSPDQQIDLSGRWNDTDSKLVAEEMIRDVLNRPWREDFSRAKNAKPVVIVGLVTNKSHEHIESETFIMDIEREFINSGMVRVVQNSVFREKMREERADQQEFASPETQKKWGAELGADFMLFGTINSIVDSYNKEKVVLYKVDLELANLQTNEKVWIGDKEIKKFIRN from the coding sequence ATGCAATCAATAGTTAAAGCTTCTGTTTTTTCTTTGGCCGTTTTATTCATCGCCGCCGGTTGTTCGCAACGCACGGTTACCAGGGTAAGCCCCGATCAGCAAATTGACCTGAGTGGGCGCTGGAACGACACCGACTCCAAGCTCGTGGCAGAGGAGATGATCCGTGATGTGCTCAATCGTCCTTGGAGAGAAGATTTTAGCAGAGCAAAAAATGCCAAACCAGTGGTGATCGTTGGCCTTGTTACCAACAAAAGCCACGAGCATATTGAATCTGAGACTTTTATCATGGACATTGAAAGAGAGTTCATCAACTCAGGCATGGTGAGAGTAGTTCAAAATTCTGTTTTCCGTGAGAAAATGCGTGAAGAAAGGGCTGATCAGCAGGAATTTGCTTCGCCGGAAACCCAAAAGAAATGGGGTGCTGAACTAGGAGCAGACTTTATGCTGTTTGGTACGATCAATTCCATTGTAGACTCTTACAACAAAGAAAAAGTGGTGCTGTACAAAGTTGACCTTGAGCTTGCTAACCTTCAAACCAATGAGAAGGTCTGGATAGGAGACAAGGAGATCAAGAAGTTCATAAGGAACTAA
- a CDS encoding TonB-dependent receptor, translating into MRRSLLTITFLVFSFATLAQQACIQGIVLDAQNVPLQGATISVPSLTKGTNADTDGTFLLCLEPGNYQLEISFVGYKAVQKPVSLAAGDSLVIQATLNEDKTLLAQVTVVGKRELGPARAGEFRVTSKELANFPAATADISRILATLPGVVASNELSSAYSVRGGNFDENLVYVNDIPVYRPFLVRAGQQEGLGFVNLDMVSGITFSSGGWQSKYGDKLSSVLNVGYKNPVEQAGSVNLGLLGGSAHVEGVSKNDRVNYTAGVRYKNSRYLLNTISVKGQYLPRFADFQSLVSVKLGQQTEAHRQKISILASYAQNRYFTKPESQEVEFGTFGRSFRMVAAFDGKEVLDYDIYQTGVKWTNTWEDKFNLDVIASGVYTAEREYFEVEGAYRLCDVNNDPTSDEFKDCVVVLGVGSNYHYGRNKLQATLLNTESRFSARWNDHQLTEAGLGARKERIEDVLNEYIFQDSSGYASTTDRIWAENLVDGYHVTAYLQHTIFSRDSIHILNAGVRTAYWTVNGQLLVSPRMQYVFTPAWSRKTAFKVAGGVYQQPPFYREMRNRQGVINRDLKAQVSYHALAGMDYAFQMNGRNFVFFSEAYVKYLDRLVPYDIDNVRLRYFGDNLARGWAYGVDFRVNGEFIPGTESWFSLGLLRTIEDIGGDTLGFIRRPSDQRVTLGIFFQDYLPNDPSVRIYVSALYGSGLPFSAPNNPTYRNFFKGDEYYRVDVGFTKVFSKKNEGKIFGGLKSIWLTAEILNLLGAENTISYTWVKDVFNQQFAVPNSLSARFLNVKLSGRF; encoded by the coding sequence ATGCGCAGGAGCTTACTTACCATTACTTTTTTAGTTTTTTCTTTTGCCACCTTGGCACAACAAGCCTGCATCCAGGGTATAGTGCTCGACGCCCAGAATGTTCCGTTACAAGGCGCCACCATTTCCGTTCCATCGCTTACCAAAGGTACCAATGCCGATACGGACGGCACTTTTTTATTGTGCCTTGAGCCGGGCAATTATCAACTTGAAATAAGCTTCGTAGGCTATAAGGCAGTTCAAAAACCTGTGTCCCTTGCTGCAGGCGATAGTTTGGTTATTCAGGCCACGTTGAATGAAGACAAAACGCTTCTGGCTCAGGTAACTGTGGTAGGCAAAAGAGAGCTGGGCCCTGCAAGGGCTGGCGAATTTCGTGTGACAAGTAAGGAACTGGCAAATTTCCCTGCGGCCACGGCAGATATTTCCAGGATACTGGCCACACTACCGGGTGTCGTGGCCAGCAATGAGTTGTCTTCAGCTTACTCTGTACGAGGTGGTAACTTCGATGAAAACCTTGTATACGTGAATGATATTCCGGTGTACAGGCCCTTTTTGGTAAGGGCAGGTCAGCAGGAGGGGCTGGGTTTTGTCAACCTCGACATGGTGTCGGGAATTACCTTCTCATCCGGTGGCTGGCAGTCGAAGTACGGAGATAAGCTTTCATCTGTGCTTAATGTAGGCTATAAAAACCCTGTTGAACAGGCTGGATCCGTCAATCTTGGGCTATTAGGTGGCTCAGCCCATGTGGAGGGGGTTAGCAAAAACGACAGGGTAAACTATACAGCGGGGGTTCGTTACAAAAATTCCAGGTATTTGCTCAACACGATTTCAGTGAAGGGCCAATACTTGCCTCGGTTCGCCGACTTCCAGTCTCTTGTTTCTGTTAAGTTAGGTCAGCAGACCGAGGCACACAGACAAAAGATCTCGATTCTTGCCTCCTATGCCCAAAACAGGTACTTCACAAAGCCAGAATCGCAGGAAGTCGAATTCGGTACGTTCGGCAGGTCGTTCCGTATGGTGGCGGCCTTCGATGGCAAAGAGGTGCTTGACTACGACATTTATCAAACCGGTGTGAAATGGACGAACACGTGGGAGGATAAATTCAACCTGGACGTGATTGCTTCAGGTGTTTATACTGCTGAGAGAGAATACTTTGAAGTGGAAGGAGCGTATAGGCTCTGCGATGTGAACAACGACCCCACCAGTGATGAATTCAAGGATTGCGTGGTTGTTCTTGGCGTTGGCAGCAACTATCACTACGGCCGCAATAAGCTCCAGGCAACGCTATTGAATACTGAAAGCCGGTTTTCAGCCCGCTGGAACGATCACCAGCTAACCGAAGCTGGCCTTGGAGCCAGAAAGGAAAGAATAGAAGATGTGCTGAACGAATACATTTTTCAAGACTCTTCCGGTTATGCCAGCACCACCGACAGGATTTGGGCTGAAAACCTTGTGGACGGTTACCATGTGACAGCCTATCTACAGCATACCATCTTTTCCAGGGATTCTATTCATATTCTGAATGCTGGCGTTCGCACGGCCTACTGGACGGTCAATGGCCAACTGCTGGTGAGCCCGAGAATGCAATATGTGTTTACACCCGCCTGGTCACGTAAAACTGCCTTTAAAGTTGCAGGAGGCGTTTATCAGCAGCCGCCTTTTTACCGGGAAATGCGCAACAGGCAGGGCGTCATCAACCGGGACCTGAAAGCCCAGGTGTCGTACCATGCCCTGGCGGGAATGGACTATGCATTTCAAATGAATGGAAGGAACTTTGTTTTCTTTTCAGAGGCCTACGTCAAATACCTGGATCGCCTGGTTCCTTACGACATCGACAATGTGCGTCTCCGTTACTTTGGCGACAACCTGGCCAGGGGGTGGGCTTATGGTGTTGATTTCAGAGTAAACGGCGAGTTTATTCCGGGCACAGAGTCATGGTTTAGCCTCGGTTTGCTTCGAACCATTGAGGACATAGGAGGAGACACTCTCGGCTTTATTCGCAGGCCATCCGATCAAAGGGTCACATTGGGCATCTTCTTTCAGGATTATTTGCCCAACGATCCAAGTGTTAGAATTTATGTCAGTGCGCTCTATGGCAGCGGGTTACCCTTTAGTGCGCCAAATAATCCGACTTATCGCAACTTTTTCAAGGGAGATGAGTATTACAGGGTTGATGTTGGTTTCACAAAGGTGTTTTCGAAAAAGAACGAAGGAAAAATATTTGGAGGTCTGAAGTCGATCTGGCTGACCGCTGAGATCCTTAATTTGCTTGGTGCAGAGAACACCATTTCCTACACCTGGGTCAAAGACGTCTTCAATCAACAATTTGCCGTACCCAATTCATTATCGGCAAGGTTTTTGAATGTGAAGCTTTCAGGTAGATTCTGA
- the rpe gene encoding ribulose-phosphate 3-epimerase has protein sequence MNFPLIAPSILASDFGNLQRDVEMLNSSKADWLHIDIMDGTFVPNISFGFPVTAAINKHTKKPLDFHLMIEQPSRYFKQCVETGAEVISVHHEACPNLHRVLQEIRELGCKAGVALNPHTPVNVLKDIMELTDIILLMSVNPGFGGQKFIERTFQKVRDAKEMVLNAGTHTMIEIDGGVNMNNARALCQAGADILVAGNFVFSASDPLETIARLKTVNSEEKFV, from the coding sequence ATGAACTTTCCACTTATTGCCCCTTCCATACTTGCCTCCGACTTCGGTAACCTTCAACGAGATGTGGAAATGCTCAATAGCAGCAAGGCCGACTGGCTGCATATTGACATCATGGATGGCACTTTTGTTCCCAATATCTCTTTCGGGTTTCCGGTAACGGCGGCCATCAATAAGCACACGAAAAAACCCCTGGACTTTCATTTAATGATTGAGCAGCCCTCTCGTTATTTCAAACAGTGCGTAGAGACCGGCGCTGAGGTGATTTCCGTGCATCATGAAGCCTGCCCAAACCTTCACAGGGTGCTGCAGGAAATTCGTGAGCTGGGCTGCAAGGCAGGTGTGGCGCTCAACCCGCATACCCCCGTAAATGTGCTGAAAGATATCATGGAGCTGACCGATATTATCTTGCTAATGTCGGTGAACCCCGGCTTTGGAGGACAGAAGTTCATCGAACGAACTTTCCAAAAAGTGAGAGATGCCAAAGAGATGGTTCTCAATGCCGGCACGCATACCATGATCGAGATAGATGGTGGTGTAAACATGAACAATGCCAGGGCGCTTTGTCAGGCAGGAGCAGACATTCTGGTGGCTGGCAACTTCGTTTTCAGTGCATCTGATCCACTGGAAACAATCGCTCGACTCAAAACTGTGAACAGCGAGGAAAAATTCGTTTGA
- a CDS encoding S8 family peptidase yields MVKSRGALTILILLLSGLSLKAQVNRYIVQFTDKSGGTYSVDRPEDFLSEKAILRREKEGVAIDETDLPVSQTYLDQLAATGVEVYHTSKWMNLALIQCNINKVLTVDALPFVSRVELVAPGARLTKGETANGRFKSKSATGRVLATTDFQNSLLSIQHMHRQGFYGEGVLIAIFDGGFGGVDAVPFFEEVRSSNRILQTYDFVTNGHQVYTFDDHGTRVFSTIGAKMIQVEGKDTTLILGTAPAADFALFVTEDVKSEYRIEEYNWLFGAEKADSLGADIIHTSVGYNVFSDSQMNYTKAQMDGKTAIITQAANLAADKGIFVVASVGNEGSNSWKKATAPADSPKVLSVGAVDNSGKLANFSSIGPTADGRIKPDVVALGVFATVGAESGSLITANGTSYSAPMVAGFVAGLIQAEPEKTREELFNDILNSGNRSTKPDTLFGYGIPDFIKATGGKILSVDDVINDKVKVYPNPFTENRLSIKINNELAVNGLSVQMFDANGKMIAQKEYNSYDINDVVIFEFSGTTPGVYFLRLSSSTFEKQVKLLRY; encoded by the coding sequence ATGGTAAAGAGTAGAGGAGCTCTGACTATTTTGATTTTACTACTGTCCGGGCTTTCACTGAAAGCTCAGGTCAACCGGTATATTGTTCAATTTACGGACAAATCAGGTGGAACCTACTCCGTTGACAGGCCCGAAGATTTTCTTTCAGAAAAGGCAATTTTAAGACGGGAGAAAGAGGGAGTTGCAATAGATGAGACTGATTTGCCGGTTAGTCAGACTTACCTCGATCAACTGGCAGCAACCGGCGTTGAAGTGTACCATACCTCCAAATGGATGAACCTGGCCTTGATCCAATGCAACATCAACAAGGTGCTGACTGTCGATGCACTCCCATTTGTTTCACGAGTGGAGCTGGTGGCGCCGGGGGCAAGGCTTACCAAAGGCGAAACAGCCAACGGTCGTTTCAAAAGCAAAAGTGCTACAGGCAGGGTACTCGCCACCACCGATTTTCAAAACAGCCTTCTTTCGATTCAGCACATGCACCGGCAGGGTTTCTATGGTGAGGGCGTGCTGATTGCCATATTCGACGGTGGCTTTGGTGGCGTTGACGCTGTGCCGTTTTTTGAAGAGGTTCGCAGCAGCAACCGGATATTACAGACATACGACTTCGTTACCAACGGGCATCAGGTGTATACCTTCGATGACCACGGCACCAGGGTGTTTTCTACCATTGGAGCTAAAATGATCCAGGTCGAGGGCAAAGACACTACATTGATTTTGGGTACCGCACCTGCAGCGGATTTCGCCCTTTTTGTTACGGAAGACGTGAAAAGCGAATACCGGATCGAGGAATACAACTGGCTTTTTGGCGCTGAAAAGGCCGATAGCCTCGGCGCTGACATCATTCATACCTCGGTTGGCTATAATGTGTTCAGCGATTCGCAAATGAACTACACAAAGGCGCAAATGGACGGCAAAACGGCCATCATTACGCAGGCCGCCAACCTGGCCGCCGATAAGGGCATTTTTGTAGTAGCCAGCGTAGGCAATGAGGGCAGCAACAGCTGGAAAAAGGCCACGGCCCCAGCCGACAGTCCCAAAGTGCTGTCCGTAGGTGCGGTGGATAATAGCGGTAAACTAGCAAACTTCAGCTCGATCGGTCCCACGGCCGATGGGCGCATCAAGCCTGACGTCGTGGCGCTTGGGGTTTTCGCTACTGTGGGGGCCGAGAGTGGCTCACTCATCACTGCTAATGGCACCAGTTATTCGGCGCCTATGGTCGCTGGCTTTGTGGCCGGACTCATTCAGGCGGAACCAGAAAAAACAAGAGAAGAGCTTTTTAACGACATTCTGAACTCAGGCAACAGGTCAACTAAACCTGATACTTTGTTTGGCTATGGCATCCCTGATTTTATCAAAGCAACGGGTGGGAAAATTCTCTCAGTGGATGATGTGATCAATGACAAGGTGAAGGTTTATCCCAATCCGTTTACAGAGAACAGGCTGAGTATAAAAATCAATAATGAACTGGCTGTCAACGGGCTTTCCGTACAGATGTTCGATGCCAATGGGAAGATGATTGCCCAAAAAGAATACAATAGCTACGATATCAACGACGTTGTCATATTTGAATTTTCGGGCACAACTCCCGGAGTTTATTTTTTACGGTTGTCGTCAAGCACATTTGAGAAGCAGGTAAAACTGCTTAGATACTAA
- the mnmA gene encoding tRNA 2-thiouridine(34) synthase MnmA: MSKHGRVLVAMSGGIDSSLAAVMLHEQGYEVIGMTMKTWDYASAGSSKKETGCCSLDSINDARNIAVNLGFPHYILDIRSEFGDYVIDNFTTEYLAGRTPNPCVLCNTHIKWEALLRRADKLDCQFIATGHYAKVRQENDRYIISKGKDENKDQSYALWGVGQESLSRTMFPLGHLRKPEIREMASERGFIDLVNKSESYEICFIPDNDYRGFLKRRVEGLEEQVDGGEFVLEDGTVLGKHKGYPFYTIGQRKGLGITLGYPVYVTEIQKDKNRVVLGTFDELSRDGMYVKGLNMMKYTDLTGQRLDTITKVRYNDDGAPAVIEQVGDTMKVFFGNGVNAIAPGQAAVFYEGDDVIGGGWIQSSFRQHAKAV, translated from the coding sequence ATGAGTAAACACGGAAGAGTACTGGTGGCCATGAGCGGTGGTATTGACAGCTCCCTGGCAGCCGTGATGCTTCATGAGCAAGGCTATGAAGTCATCGGAATGACAATGAAAACCTGGGACTATGCGTCCGCAGGCAGCTCCAAAAAGGAAACAGGCTGTTGCAGCCTTGATTCTATCAACGACGCAAGGAATATTGCCGTCAATCTGGGTTTTCCCCACTATATCCTGGACATCCGAAGTGAGTTTGGCGACTACGTGATCGACAATTTCACCACCGAATACTTGGCAGGTCGCACACCCAATCCATGTGTGTTGTGCAACACCCATATCAAATGGGAGGCATTGCTGCGACGTGCAGACAAGCTGGACTGCCAGTTTATCGCCACGGGTCATTATGCAAAGGTGAGGCAGGAGAATGATCGCTATATTATTTCCAAAGGAAAGGACGAAAACAAAGACCAGTCATATGCTTTGTGGGGAGTGGGGCAGGAAAGTCTGAGCCGCACAATGTTCCCACTTGGCCACCTGCGCAAGCCTGAAATAAGGGAGATGGCTAGCGAAAGGGGTTTTATAGACCTTGTGAACAAATCTGAGTCATACGAAATCTGCTTTATCCCCGACAATGACTACCGTGGGTTTCTAAAAAGAAGGGTGGAAGGCCTTGAGGAACAAGTCGACGGTGGTGAGTTTGTACTGGAAGACGGCACTGTGCTGGGTAAGCACAAAGGCTATCCTTTCTATACCATCGGTCAGAGGAAAGGCCTGGGCATTACTTTGGGCTATCCGGTTTATGTGACCGAGATTCAAAAGGATAAAAACAGGGTCGTGCTAGGCACCTTTGACGAACTTTCCAGAGATGGCATGTACGTGAAAGGCCTCAACATGATGAAATACACTGACCTTACCGGCCAGCGTTTGGATACCATTACCAAAGTGCGCTACAACGACGACGGTGCGCCTGCCGTCATCGAGCAGGTAGGCGACACCATGAAGGTGTTCTTCGGCAACGGAGTCAATGCAATTGCCCCGGGGCAGGCAGCGGTGTTCTACGAAGGCGACGACGTAATAGGTGGTGGCTGGATCCAGTCAAGTTTCAGACAACATGCCAAGGCTGTTTAA
- a CDS encoding class I SAM-dependent methyltransferase — protein sequence MDPKVLGAKYDKIAQWWHDGHLASNYGVDQIKRAISYCSHKTTALDVGCGSGGRITKELLASGFSIIGLDVSAQMIEIGRANHPEVNFINDDICKWQSPSKFDFIVAWDSIFHLPFKSQAPVVAKLCAMLNSDGILIYSFGNDYGEHENQWRNDTFYYSTIGITENLRMIAENNCQCVHLELDQYPEKHVYVIAQRT from the coding sequence ATGGATCCAAAGGTTTTAGGCGCAAAATATGATAAAATCGCCCAATGGTGGCACGACGGGCACCTAGCCTCCAACTACGGCGTGGATCAAATCAAAAGGGCGATTAGCTATTGTTCCCACAAAACAACCGCTCTCGATGTCGGCTGCGGCAGTGGCGGAAGAATAACGAAAGAGCTGCTTGCCAGTGGCTTTAGTATAATCGGATTAGACGTGTCGGCCCAAATGATTGAAATTGGCAGGGCCAATCACCCGGAGGTTAATTTTATTAACGATGATATTTGCAAGTGGCAGTCACCATCAAAATTTGACTTTATTGTTGCCTGGGACAGCATATTTCACCTGCCGTTCAAATCACAAGCACCCGTAGTTGCCAAACTTTGTGCAATGTTAAATAGCGATGGCATACTCATCTATTCGTTTGGTAACGACTACGGCGAGCACGAAAACCAATGGAGAAATGACACTTTCTACTACAGCACAATCGGTATCACTGAAAACCTTCGGATGATCGCAGAAAACAATTGCCAATGTGTGCACCTGGAGTTGGATCAATATCCCGAGAAACACGTTTACGTGATTGCTCAAAGAACCTGA
- a CDS encoding CHAT domain-containing tetratricopeptide repeat protein, whose amino-acid sequence MKLSNQLFWLFLFINIAAQAQEALMEQAENEQINANYSAAYDHFEQAAASFFKANQNEKAAVCQLRMAECQLALGEPQWAQAIVQSNELAEIIKGSGNLRAISLNILGDIYLRSGRNDLALEELLKAEKLLPANSLEQAKCYNDLGVVYWNNGNRELALQYHEKALSIRQSAGAGKAVLLADSYNNIGLIYLQDLPAFAVDYFNKALAIYKDNLGENHPKVASGYSNLAFATANQGSYDKAITYLDQVMNIWNATYTGDHPNKAFTTSNKGRLTEMKGSLEEALAFQRVALQMYQNLYGEKHPEIANTYFLIGSIYQKQNKFELAVESFQKSIYANLYSQNYQTIYDLPELRDYYNADILLSSLQSKAKNMEALHFEKTLKLRDIDGALAAYVACDELITSIRQIRLNEADKLRLGAVAYEVYENGISTALYLSERTFKKQYYQKLAFNFCERSKSAVLLDAINDAKAKHFAGIPDEELALEDSLKDQIIFIEQKLAGGKLSAEKEEELEAELFAFESALRSFIEKLEDQYPEYFKLKYSNTLASVETLQPLLSESQGILSYFIGEENVYVFLVTSNRLNATTIKKDANFARNIVGLRNAIKYRQQEVFQKASEALYEQLIPTLPASISSLVVLPDGPISAVPFESLVTGRDKDGTINYLISEKVISYDYSATLLAERIASESSSPGNGILLSAPLSFEKNEVVMQTLPDTEKEVKEIKFLFTGSDQEANLMLSASASESFVKSDQLGQYKFLHFATHGMVNEAKPELSRIFLSPGNDEDGSLYSGEIYSLGINADLVNLSACETGLGKVTRGEGIIGLSRALMYAGAKNLIVSLWQVADASTASLMIEFYKQHLYHSDNNLFADDLRKAKLSLLNSENYQDPYYWAPFILVGL is encoded by the coding sequence ATGAAACTAAGCAACCAATTATTCTGGCTTTTTCTGTTTATTAATATTGCTGCCCAGGCACAAGAAGCTTTGATGGAGCAGGCAGAAAACGAGCAAATCAACGCTAACTACTCAGCGGCCTACGATCATTTCGAACAAGCCGCTGCCAGTTTTTTCAAAGCCAACCAAAATGAAAAGGCTGCAGTTTGCCAACTCCGGATGGCCGAATGCCAGCTGGCCCTGGGCGAGCCACAGTGGGCTCAGGCCATAGTTCAGAGCAACGAGCTGGCGGAGATTATTAAAGGGTCTGGCAACCTCAGGGCCATCTCCCTGAATATCCTCGGCGATATTTACCTTAGATCCGGAAGAAATGACCTGGCGCTCGAAGAACTTCTTAAGGCGGAAAAGTTACTGCCTGCCAATAGCCTTGAACAAGCAAAATGTTACAACGACCTGGGCGTGGTGTACTGGAACAACGGTAACCGGGAGCTGGCCCTGCAATACCACGAAAAGGCACTAAGCATTCGCCAATCGGCGGGCGCAGGCAAGGCGGTGTTGCTTGCAGACTCCTACAACAACATCGGGCTTATTTATTTGCAAGACCTCCCCGCCTTTGCTGTCGACTATTTTAACAAGGCCCTGGCTATTTACAAGGACAATCTTGGTGAAAACCACCCCAAAGTAGCCAGCGGATATAGCAACCTGGCCTTTGCCACCGCTAACCAGGGAAGTTACGACAAGGCAATAACTTACCTCGACCAGGTCATGAATATTTGGAATGCCACCTACACAGGCGACCACCCCAACAAGGCCTTTACCACCAGCAACAAGGGGCGGTTGACCGAAATGAAGGGATCGCTTGAAGAAGCACTGGCATTCCAGAGAGTTGCGCTGCAAATGTACCAAAACCTTTATGGAGAAAAGCATCCGGAAATAGCCAACACCTATTTTCTCATAGGATCCATTTACCAAAAACAGAATAAGTTTGAGCTGGCAGTAGAGAGCTTTCAAAAATCTATTTATGCGAATCTCTACTCCCAGAATTATCAGACCATTTACGACCTGCCTGAGCTGAGAGACTACTATAACGCCGACATTCTTCTTTCCTCGCTGCAATCAAAGGCCAAGAACATGGAGGCGCTGCATTTTGAAAAAACACTGAAGCTACGGGACATTGACGGGGCACTTGCTGCCTACGTTGCCTGTGATGAATTAATCACAAGCATTCGCCAGATTCGTTTAAATGAGGCTGACAAGCTCCGACTTGGTGCTGTTGCCTATGAAGTGTATGAAAATGGCATTAGTACTGCACTCTACCTGAGCGAGCGAACATTTAAGAAGCAATACTACCAAAAGCTGGCTTTCAATTTCTGTGAAAGAAGCAAGTCAGCTGTGCTTCTCGACGCCATCAACGACGCCAAAGCCAAGCACTTTGCCGGTATCCCAGATGAGGAGCTGGCGCTGGAAGACAGCCTGAAGGACCAGATCATTTTCATCGAACAAAAGTTGGCAGGAGGCAAACTTTCGGCTGAAAAAGAAGAAGAGCTTGAGGCTGAGCTTTTCGCCTTTGAATCTGCCCTGAGAAGCTTTATTGAAAAGCTGGAAGATCAGTACCCGGAATATTTCAAGCTCAAATACAGCAATACCCTGGCCTCAGTTGAAACATTGCAACCACTTTTGAGTGAGAGTCAAGGCATCCTCTCCTATTTCATAGGTGAAGAGAATGTATATGTCTTTCTCGTCACAAGCAACCGGCTTAATGCCACCACCATCAAGAAAGACGCTAATTTCGCCAGGAACATTGTCGGGCTGAGGAACGCCATCAAATACAGGCAGCAGGAAGTGTTCCAAAAAGCGTCTGAAGCGCTGTACGAACAGCTTATCCCCACACTACCTGCCTCTATCAGTTCGCTTGTCGTACTCCCCGATGGTCCGATTAGCGCTGTACCATTCGAGTCGTTGGTAACCGGTCGTGACAAGGACGGCACCATCAACTACCTCATTAGTGAAAAAGTCATTTCGTATGACTACTCAGCCACACTTCTTGCTGAACGAATCGCCAGTGAGTCATCCAGCCCCGGGAATGGCATTTTATTATCAGCGCCGCTTTCCTTCGAAAAGAATGAAGTGGTCATGCAGACACTGCCAGACACGGAAAAAGAAGTGAAGGAGATCAAGTTTCTATTTACCGGATCCGACCAGGAGGCAAACCTTATGTTGAGTGCTTCCGCTTCGGAGAGCTTCGTTAAGTCAGATCAACTGGGACAGTACAAATTTCTGCATTTTGCCACCCACGGCATGGTGAATGAGGCCAAGCCAGAGCTTTCGAGGATTTTCCTCTCGCCAGGAAATGATGAAGACGGCAGCCTTTATTCCGGAGAGATCTACAGCCTCGGTATCAATGCCGATTTGGTCAATCTTTCGGCTTGCGAAACAGGTCTCGGCAAAGTTACCCGTGGTGAGGGCATCATTGGCTTGAGCAGGGCACTGATGTACGCCGGAGCCAAAAACCTGATCGTTTCATTGTGGCAGGTAGCCGATGCTTCGACAGCGTCTCTGATGATTGAGTTTTATAAACAACACCTCTATCATTCTGACAATAACCTGTTTGCTGACGACCTCCGAAAGGCAAAATTAAGCCTGCTCAACTCTGAAAATTACCAGGATCCGTACTACTGGGCCCCGTTTATTTTGGTAGGTTTGTGA
- a CDS encoding nucleotidyltransferase family protein has protein sequence MKSLEDIKLTLGKNRQYLFNKYPIQSMAVFGSYSRNEQVADSDLDILIEFNDKIGIRFIDLANEIEELVGFTVDVVSRNGIKEKYFEKIKPDLIYV, from the coding sequence ATGAAATCGCTCGAAGACATCAAACTTACTCTTGGGAAAAATAGGCAATACTTGTTCAACAAGTACCCCATACAATCGATGGCGGTCTTTGGTTCTTATTCAAGAAATGAACAGGTAGCTGACAGTGACCTTGATATATTAATCGAATTCAACGATAAGATTGGCATAAGATTTATTGACCTGGCCAATGAAATCGAGGAATTGGTCGGCTTTACAGTTGATGTGGTGTCAAGAAACGGCATAAAAGAAAAGTACTTCGAAAAAATCAAACCCGATTTGATCTATGTCTAG
- a CDS encoding HepT-like ribonuclease domain-containing protein, with protein MSSRDLLFLLEDILESALKIKKYTGGLSYEAFINDDKTIDAVIRNFEIIGEASSRIDKDFKINNPYIEWDRLRGFRNRIVHEYFGVDYEIVWSIIEQHLQVLIDSIEGLIDETRNDTK; from the coding sequence ATGTCTAGCCGTGATCTTCTCTTTCTTCTGGAAGATATTCTGGAATCGGCTTTAAAAATCAAAAAGTATACCGGGGGCTTGTCATATGAAGCCTTCATTAATGATGACAAAACGATCGACGCTGTGATTCGTAATTTTGAGATCATTGGCGAGGCGTCGAGTCGAATTGACAAAGACTTTAAGATAAACAACCCATATATCGAATGGGATAGGTTAAGAGGCTTCCGCAATCGTATTGTTCACGAATACTTTGGGGTAGACTATGAAATTGTTTGGTCGATCATTGAGCAACATCTACAGGTGCTAATCGATAGCATAGAGGGCCTTATTGACGAAACCAGAAACGACACGAAGTAA